One part of the Mangrovibacillus cuniculi genome encodes these proteins:
- the efp gene encoding elongation factor P, translated as MISVNDFRTGLTIEVDNGIWRVMDFQHVKPGKGAAFVRSKLRNLRTGAIQEKTFRAGEKVGKAQIDNRRMQYLYANGDMHVFMDNESYEQIELPSGQIEYELKYLLENMEVSIMMYQSETLGVELPNTVNLKVAETDPGIKGDTASGGSKPATMETGLVVNVPFFVNEGDVLIINTTDGSYVSRA; from the coding sequence ATGATTTCAGTAAATGATTTTCGTACAGGTTTAACAATTGAAGTAGATAACGGTATTTGGCGTGTAATGGATTTCCAACATGTTAAACCGGGAAAAGGAGCAGCCTTCGTTCGTTCAAAGCTACGTAACCTTCGTACTGGAGCAATCCAAGAGAAGACTTTCCGTGCTGGTGAGAAAGTTGGTAAAGCTCAAATTGACAACCGTCGCATGCAATATCTTTATGCAAATGGAGATATGCACGTATTCATGGATAATGAATCTTATGAGCAAATTGAACTTCCAAGCGGCCAAATCGAGTATGAATTAAAATATCTACTTGAAAATATGGAAGTATCTATCATGATGTATCAATCTGAAACATTAGGAGTAGAGCTACCAAATACAGTAAATCTTAAAGTTGCAGAAACAGATCCTGGTATCAAAGGTGATACTGCTTCTGGTGGATCTAAACCAGCAACTATGGAAACTGGTTTAGTAGTAAACGTTCCTTTCTTCGTAAATGAAGGAGATGTTTTAATTATAAATACTACTGATGGCTCTTACGTATCTCGTGCGTAA
- a CDS encoding M24 family metallopeptidase, which translates to MKVNRIRDSFKSLGIEAILVTSTYNRRYMTGFTGSSGVALITEEEALFITDFRYTEQAKKQAEGFTVVEHKGTIHEEVRSHLEKYGVKRLGFEKDHVTFSQYETYRDHLGVELVPVSQVLENLRLIKTPDEIKILKEATDIADAAFKHILDYIKPGVKEIDVSNELEFFMRKAGATSSSFDIIVASGLRSALPHGVASEKVIESEEFVTLDFGAYYKGYCSDITRTVAVGNVSDELKNIYNIVLESQLLSMENIKPGLTGKEADAIARDYITEKGYGPAFGHSLGHGIGLEVHEGPGLHKRSDLKLEPNMVVTVEPGIYVAGLGGVRIEDDTLITETGNESLSHSTKELLIL; encoded by the coding sequence ATGAAGGTCAATAGAATTCGTGACTCGTTTAAATCATTGGGAATTGAGGCAATCTTAGTTACAAGTACATATAATCGAAGGTACATGACTGGTTTTACAGGTAGTTCAGGTGTAGCTCTAATTACAGAAGAGGAAGCATTATTTATTACTGACTTCCGCTACACAGAACAAGCGAAGAAACAAGCAGAAGGGTTTACCGTTGTGGAACACAAAGGTACCATCCATGAAGAAGTAAGGTCACATTTAGAAAAGTATGGGGTGAAACGCCTTGGTTTTGAAAAAGACCATGTGACATTTTCTCAATATGAAACATACCGTGATCACCTAGGAGTGGAACTTGTACCTGTATCACAAGTTTTAGAAAACTTGCGCTTGATTAAGACTCCAGATGAGATTAAGATATTAAAGGAAGCAACCGACATTGCGGATGCAGCATTTAAGCATATTCTTGATTACATAAAACCTGGGGTAAAAGAGATTGACGTTTCCAATGAGCTTGAATTCTTTATGCGTAAAGCAGGTGCTACTTCCTCATCATTTGACATTATCGTTGCTTCTGGTCTTCGTTCTGCACTTCCTCATGGCGTAGCCTCAGAGAAAGTGATTGAATCAGAAGAGTTTGTGACACTAGATTTCGGGGCTTATTATAAAGGTTACTGTTCAGATATTACTCGAACGGTAGCGGTAGGTAATGTAAGTGATGAATTAAAGAACATCTATAACATTGTTTTAGAATCACAACTTCTATCAATGGAAAACATTAAACCTGGTTTGACTGGTAAGGAAGCGGATGCTATTGCGCGTGATTATATCACAGAAAAAGGCTATGGACCTGCTTTTGGTCATTCTTTAGGGCATGGAATCGGATTAGAAGTTCATGAAGGACCTGGACTACATAAACGATCCGACCTTAAATTAGAACCTAACATGGTTGTAACAGTTGAGCCAGGAATTTATGTAGCTGGATTAGGTGGCGTTCGAATTGAGGATGACACATTAATTACAGAAACAGGTAATGAGTCACTATCACATTCCACAAAAGAATTATTGATTCTGTAA
- the aroQ gene encoding type II 3-dehydroquinate dehydratase: MRIGILNGPNLNRLGTREPDTYGSETLEDIINGCVTFLAANGGTLQHVQTNHEGVAIDTIHQWGDESLDAIIINPGAWTHYSYAIRDAIASIQVPVLEVHLSNIHQREAFRHQSVTAAVCVGQIAGLGADGYKLALQYFIDKIRGGMENEGQ, translated from the coding sequence ATGAGGATTGGCATATTAAATGGACCTAATTTAAATCGTTTAGGCACTCGAGAACCAGATACATATGGCAGCGAAACATTAGAAGATATTATCAATGGTTGTGTAACTTTTCTTGCTGCTAATGGGGGAACATTGCAACATGTTCAAACAAACCATGAAGGTGTTGCCATTGATACGATTCATCAATGGGGTGATGAATCGTTGGATGCAATCATTATCAATCCAGGTGCCTGGACTCACTATAGTTACGCCATTAGAGACGCTATTGCCTCCATCCAAGTTCCTGTTTTAGAAGTTCACCTATCTAATATTCATCAACGTGAGGCTTTTCGTCACCAATCTGTTACAGCTGCTGTTTGTGTAGGGCAAATTGCTGGCTTAGGTGCAGATGGGTACAAACTAGCTTTACAGTATTTTATAGATAAAATTAGAGGAGGAATGGAGAATGAAGGTCAATAG
- a CDS encoding YqhR family membrane protein translates to MSDKKKLDQNQQEKPMSLQAMSLLTGLIGGLVWSGIGYIFYYFNLTKLSPKIILEPIAVGAWKDGWLGVVIALTLYGILGMGLGFFYYAALKRFRSIYVAVGFGVALYAVVFVVLHPLFPSMPSILKLDLNTMLTSLCLYILFGTFVGFSISYEQSEIEDHKSPSKADLQES, encoded by the coding sequence ATGTCGGATAAAAAGAAACTTGATCAAAATCAACAAGAAAAACCAATGTCGCTTCAAGCTATGTCTCTTTTGACAGGGTTAATAGGAGGATTAGTATGGAGTGGGATCGGTTATATATTTTATTATTTTAATTTAACAAAGCTTTCTCCTAAGATTATTTTAGAACCGATTGCAGTAGGTGCTTGGAAAGATGGTTGGCTAGGTGTCGTCATTGCACTTACACTATATGGAATATTGGGAATGGGGCTTGGATTTTTTTATTATGCAGCACTTAAAAGATTTCGTTCTATTTATGTGGCTGTGGGATTTGGAGTTGCTTTATATGCTGTGGTGTTTGTAGTCCTACATCCATTGTTCCCTAGCATGCCTTCCATTCTAAAACTTGACTTAAACACGATGCTTACTAGTTTATGTTTATACATCTTGTTTGGAACATTTGTAGGATTCTCCATTTCCTATGAACAAAGTGAAATAGAAGACCACAAATCTCCAAGTAAGGCAGATCTCCAAGAAAGCTAA
- a CDS encoding DUF1385 domain-containing protein → MSNEGKPVYGGQAVIEGVMFGGKDHTVTAVRRTDGSLDYFHLPREKKPLLQKLKRIPFVRGVVAIIEASATGTKHLNFSSERFEVPPGEEEVVEETNTSGSTAKMVLSVAAIGVLSFLFGKFLFTLIPAFAASLFLPVIPGVTGQVLLETVFKLVLLLAYIYVISLTPMIKRVFQYHGAEHKVINAYENNKQLTVENVQSQSRLHYRCGSSFILFTVLVGMCIYFFIPVDDHLIRFGSRILLIPVVLGISFEVLQFTNKLRDIPVLRYLGYPGLWLQLLTTKEPDNEQVEVAIASFEELLRTEKAGKPTEEKLV, encoded by the coding sequence ATGAGTAATGAAGGTAAACCTGTCTATGGTGGTCAAGCTGTTATTGAAGGGGTAATGTTCGGCGGTAAAGACCATACTGTAACAGCTGTAAGAAGGACGGATGGATCGCTTGACTATTTCCATCTACCAAGAGAAAAGAAACCACTCTTGCAAAAATTAAAGAGGATTCCCTTTGTTCGTGGAGTTGTAGCCATTATTGAAGCAAGTGCAACTGGAACAAAACATTTAAACTTTTCATCTGAAAGATTTGAAGTGCCACCTGGTGAAGAAGAAGTTGTTGAGGAAACGAATACTAGCGGATCTACAGCTAAAATGGTGTTAAGCGTTGCTGCCATAGGTGTTTTATCTTTCTTATTCGGTAAATTCTTGTTCACTTTAATCCCTGCATTTGCGGCAAGTCTTTTCTTACCAGTAATACCTGGTGTAACTGGGCAAGTTTTATTAGAAACGGTATTCAAATTAGTGCTGCTGCTAGCATACATTTATGTAATATCATTAACACCAATGATTAAGCGTGTGTTTCAATATCACGGTGCCGAACATAAGGTCATCAATGCCTATGAAAATAACAAGCAGTTAACAGTTGAAAATGTTCAATCACAATCCAGGCTACATTATCGTTGTGGAAGTAGTTTTATCTTGTTCACTGTATTAGTAGGGATGTGTATTTACTTCTTTATCCCAGTAGATGACCACTTGATTAGATTCGGTAGTAGAATTCTATTAATTCCTGTTGTGTTAGGGATCTCTTTTGAAGTTTTGCAGTTTACAAACAAACTGCGTGATATCCCCGTTTTACGATACTTGGGTTACCCTGGTTTATGGTTGCAATTACTGACAACAAAAGAACCTGATAACGAACAAGTAGAAGTTGCTATTGCTTCTTTTGAAGAGTTGTTACGTACAGAAAAAGCAGGTAAACCAACTGAGGAAAAATTAGTGTAA
- a CDS encoding SA1362 family protein — protein sequence MSKQKAFFYTLVGFAIVGLVYALIENPTGLMMNLLTTAVIIAVIGYLFLRFSGSGGNRSKDQRLFVKAAKQSRKRLKKRTSQPASLSKSKKQIPRKKSSAQLTVIEGKKQKKNQRNANF from the coding sequence TTGAGCAAACAAAAAGCATTCTTTTATACACTAGTTGGTTTTGCGATTGTAGGTTTAGTTTACGCCTTAATAGAGAATCCAACTGGTCTTATGATGAATTTACTAACTACAGCAGTCATCATTGCAGTAATTGGCTATCTTTTCTTACGCTTTAGTGGTAGTGGTGGAAATCGTTCAAAGGATCAGCGCTTATTTGTGAAAGCAGCAAAGCAATCACGCAAGCGGTTAAAAAAGCGCACATCGCAGCCAGCAAGTTTGTCCAAGTCTAAAAAGCAGATACCACGCAAAAAATCATCCGCTCAATTAACCGTAATTGAAGGAAAGAAACAAAAGAAAAATCAACGAAATGCAAACTTTTAA
- a CDS encoding nuclease-related domain-containing protein, giving the protein MKKEREEPLELKLLKVLKRRTVLNEQLKRRIMALEKGYEGERRFDKVFQGSLGNCLFLNDLHFSHDSNYFQIDSLLISALGIHLYEIKNMEQEYFMEDNKLFKFPRYEISNPLNQLSRTELLFKQMLQKYELRVDFNPYVVFINPNFTLLQAPINKRIILPTQINHHLQSLSKKLPPLPPTKFELAKEILSLETTERVIREMPTYTFEELRKGVSCLRCGGLNTKREYRMIKCLTCSNVNSLDESILHTIDEFELLFPFERLTTSIIVNWCNQEISPSIALRILKKRYEMQKTKRWSYFVPIETTKK; this is encoded by the coding sequence TTGAAAAAAGAACGTGAGGAACCCCTTGAATTAAAGTTGTTAAAAGTGTTAAAACGGAGGACCGTGTTGAACGAACAATTAAAAAGAAGGATTATGGCACTAGAGAAAGGCTATGAAGGAGAACGGCGATTCGATAAAGTTTTCCAAGGTTCTCTTGGCAATTGCTTATTTTTAAACGATTTACATTTTAGTCACGATAGCAACTATTTTCAAATTGATTCACTCCTTATCTCTGCGCTTGGCATTCACCTTTATGAAATTAAAAATATGGAGCAAGAGTACTTTATGGAGGATAATAAATTATTTAAATTTCCGCGTTATGAAATTTCCAACCCACTTAATCAACTATCGAGAACAGAATTACTCTTCAAACAAATGCTGCAAAAATATGAGCTTAGAGTAGATTTCAACCCCTATGTTGTGTTCATAAATCCAAACTTCACTTTACTGCAAGCACCCATCAATAAGAGAATAATCCTACCTACTCAAATTAACCATCATTTACAAAGTTTGTCAAAGAAGCTCCCTCCTCTACCGCCAACCAAATTTGAATTGGCCAAGGAAATTTTATCATTAGAAACTACTGAACGTGTGATTCGGGAAATGCCTACGTATACCTTTGAGGAATTAAGGAAAGGCGTCAGTTGTCTAAGGTGTGGTGGGCTTAATACTAAGAGGGAGTATCGCATGATTAAGTGTTTGACTTGTTCAAATGTAAACTCTTTAGATGAAAGTATTCTTCATACTATTGACGAATTTGAACTGTTATTTCCTTTTGAAAGATTAACTACTAGCATTATAGTGAACTGGTGCAACCAAGAAATATCACCGTCTATAGCGTTGAGAATACTAAAAAAGCGTTATGAAATGCAAAAAACTAAGAGGTGGAGTTATTTTGTTCCCATAGAGACGACAAAGAAGTAA
- a CDS encoding patatin-like phospholipase family protein encodes MKIDAVFSGGGIRGFALIGAYQELCNRGYKIERAAGTSAGSIIAALAMAGYTGEEMVELVQELDVKTLLHKRWSILPSGFTKWILYYWKMGLYKGDKLEEWLEKKLAAKGVYTFADVKKGSLKIIASDLTNERILVLPDDLEEYGIPSQTFTVARAVRMSCTIPFFFEPVKQRSLDGVSYIVDGGILSNLPMWAFDEDEGKKVRPLIGINLNSKFIEDHKNNISNAFDLFTALFATMRVAHDHRYIEKEHVKNIVFIEADNVIATDFEINDLRKESMIKLGKERTKEFLNKWTR; translated from the coding sequence ATGAAGATCGATGCCGTTTTTTCAGGTGGAGGGATTAGGGGTTTTGCATTAATAGGAGCTTATCAAGAACTATGTAATAGAGGCTATAAGATAGAAAGAGCAGCTGGGACTAGTGCGGGATCTATTATAGCGGCTTTAGCAATGGCAGGGTATACAGGAGAAGAGATGGTGGAATTGGTGCAAGAGTTGGATGTGAAAACCCTTTTACACAAACGTTGGAGTATTCTTCCATCGGGATTTACAAAATGGATATTATATTATTGGAAAATGGGATTATATAAAGGGGATAAGTTGGAAGAGTGGTTAGAAAAAAAATTAGCTGCGAAAGGAGTTTACACTTTTGCTGATGTTAAAAAAGGTTCTTTAAAGATTATTGCTTCCGATTTAACAAATGAACGAATTCTAGTTTTACCGGATGATTTAGAGGAATACGGAATTCCTTCTCAAACTTTTACAGTAGCTAGAGCTGTTCGAATGAGTTGCACCATCCCGTTCTTCTTTGAACCAGTAAAGCAACGATCACTGGATGGTGTTTCTTATATTGTTGATGGTGGAATATTAAGTAACTTACCAATGTGGGCATTTGATGAGGATGAAGGGAAAAAAGTCCGTCCGCTAATCGGAATTAATTTGAACTCTAAATTTATAGAAGATCATAAAAATAATATATCTAATGCGTTTGATTTATTTACCGCACTATTTGCAACAATGCGTGTTGCACACGATCATCGATATATTGAAAAAGAACATGTGAAAAATATCGTCTTTATCGAGGCGGACAATGTCATTGCTACGGACTTTGAAATTAATGATTTGCGTAAAGAATCTATGATAAAGCTTGGAAAAGAGCGTACGAAGGAATTTTTGAATAAATGGACGAGATGA
- a CDS encoding sensor histidine kinase, with protein sequence MKWFKWLSFSLEAKIWMFVLLINQFFFSFLAWLANPETFNILVLSMIMFSLFSLLVGALLINNYKKKYNQAFYQFLQEPSREKEKELIKVGGENSTEQIHFLAEKFRTLQDQLNHITLQANDYEQYIESWVHEIKAPISLMTLVLENRKDEMSHLVFQRMENARIRLNDDVEKILFYSRLNDSHVDYLFQKLALEICLEDVLIELQELLNEKEVNVVFNWEAAHVVSDEKALRFIFTQVLLNAIKYVKEEVNNTIWIHTGYSDERNQFYAQIKDNGVGLLQSDLPFIFEKGFTGDNSDKKQSTGIGLFLVKRLCNDLNIDIEVNAAADQGFEIQFYFPHIH encoded by the coding sequence ATGAAATGGTTTAAATGGTTATCCTTTTCTTTAGAAGCGAAAATCTGGATGTTTGTTCTTTTGATAAATCAATTTTTCTTTAGCTTTCTTGCATGGTTAGCAAATCCAGAAACTTTTAATATTTTAGTTTTAAGTATGATTATGTTTTCTCTTTTTAGTTTATTGGTAGGTGCTTTATTGATAAACAATTATAAAAAAAAATATAATCAAGCATTCTATCAATTTTTACAAGAACCTTCTCGAGAAAAGGAGAAAGAATTAATAAAAGTTGGAGGGGAAAATTCTACAGAGCAAATTCACTTCCTAGCAGAAAAATTCCGCACGCTTCAAGATCAATTAAATCATATAACACTTCAGGCAAATGATTACGAACAATATATAGAAAGTTGGGTGCATGAAATAAAAGCTCCCATTTCTTTAATGACATTAGTTTTAGAAAACCGTAAAGATGAAATGTCTCATTTAGTATTTCAACGAATGGAAAATGCAAGGATTAGATTGAATGATGATGTAGAAAAGATACTGTTTTACTCAAGACTAAATGACTCACATGTGGATTACTTATTTCAAAAACTAGCTCTTGAAATTTGTTTAGAAGATGTGTTGATCGAGCTTCAAGAATTACTGAATGAAAAAGAAGTAAACGTCGTATTTAATTGGGAAGCTGCTCATGTGGTTTCTGATGAAAAAGCATTGAGATTTATATTTACCCAAGTTCTTCTAAATGCAATAAAGTACGTGAAGGAAGAAGTTAATAACACTATTTGGATACATACAGGTTACTCCGATGAAAGGAATCAATTTTATGCGCAAATAAAAGATAATGGGGTAGGACTGTTACAGTCAGATCTTCCATTTATTTTTGAAAAAGGGTTTACTGGCGATAATTCGGATAAGAAGCAATCAACTGGCATTGGTTTATTTTTGGTAAAGAGACTATGTAATGATTTAAATATTGACATAGAAGTTAACGCAGCTGCAGATCAGGGTTTTGAGATTCAGTTTTATTTTCCACATATTCATTGA
- a CDS encoding response regulator transcription factor: MDKIVIVEDDVLLREEMQNILEKQGYVVECITSFNDSVDDIISAAPSLIILDLNLPNLSGFEICRRVKAKGIGPIVVLTSRNQLNDELHALDLGADDYLTKPCHPRRLIARVQKLLTIYSTISPILDAGDFKIEDLSNRLLVGKKSIILSDNEGIIMKELVKSSPSIVNKEKLFQLLWGSSQFVDENILQVNMTRLRKTLEEVGLAHRIKTKRGIGYYLEGDDSQ, translated from the coding sequence GTGGATAAGATAGTCATTGTAGAAGATGATGTACTTCTACGTGAAGAAATGCAAAATATATTAGAAAAACAAGGGTATGTTGTAGAATGTATTACGTCTTTTAATGATTCAGTAGATGATATTATCTCTGCCGCCCCATCCCTAATTATTTTAGACCTCAATTTACCCAATCTAAGTGGATTTGAAATTTGTCGAAGAGTGAAAGCAAAAGGAATAGGTCCAATAGTAGTATTAACTTCTCGCAATCAGTTAAATGATGAGTTGCATGCATTGGATTTAGGAGCAGATGATTATTTAACAAAACCCTGTCATCCAAGACGATTGATTGCAAGAGTGCAGAAGTTACTTACCATTTATTCTACTATCTCACCTATTTTAGATGCTGGAGACTTTAAGATAGAGGATTTATCCAATAGATTACTAGTTGGAAAAAAATCTATTATCCTATCTGATAATGAAGGAATAATAATGAAAGAGTTAGTCAAATCGTCTCCATCTATTGTGAACAAGGAAAAACTATTTCAGTTATTATGGGGGAGTAGCCAATTTGTAGACGAAAATATCCTACAAGTAAATATGACTAGGTTGAGAAAAACATTAGAAGAAGTCGGGTTGGCGCATAGGATAAAGACTAAAAGGGGAATTGGCTATTACTTAGAAGGAGATGATAGCCAATGA
- a CDS encoding FtsX-like permease family protein — MFFNFVKRNSNHARKENGVYFSSLIISIIAFYVILSLEEQDVMIYLKTIESDAVGRLLLLIPVLYGVSLFFVFFLVYFANKYQIELRRHEFGLYQMLGMKRRKLFLMLMGETFWNGLIALLIGIPISLFITEMISLGTSRVIGMGIIGHEFRISWKGLFLTIMGFISVQMMAVAIHCIKISKKEPLDLLRIQKEDKQKILSPVKSMVSLASGIALTFGAIFLCIAYGLSILYLREFDYKIFALILILGIIGTCSLFKGLGSFIGMWIKRKSSTSKGLFVFTGRQLQENVVSQWTSLSIASLLLLMSMVCLTYGLTTVFSSNHTLNRTADFTFRGSENVIVDALNTKEINPYVEQFYPMRIASTYSSDSENPDSTVSWSGLMNSIRKESDSDQKDVLLNNFNFHDTPYIISLSSYNDLLRTIKMPEIKLKDKEIAMYSDEDWSYAHPLLSKVLMTNPTIHLNENEYILQSKLYTKNVVADRAITLSYALIVPDEVFDSVVDHSYETTLFNMVLTSKLVDEKGLMQSMHQAEKLLDATNLEYDSYLSSMGRNLFYTVAGSYTTTYLGLMFLIIANTVLGIEFLMHQKSTNHRYYTLTKLGASVKSMCVSARIQIWLFFGLVIIVALCSSIFGVWSMLESFPKRINVQNDTSLIIVFILLFLAIEIMYIWIIQRKSDKEIKKLIDMK, encoded by the coding sequence ATGTTCTTTAATTTTGTAAAGCGCAACAGCAATCATGCTAGAAAAGAGAATGGAGTCTACTTTAGTTCTCTAATTATTTCCATTATTGCTTTTTATGTTATTCTTTCTCTTGAAGAACAAGATGTGATGATCTACCTTAAGACCATAGAAAGTGACGCTGTGGGACGATTATTATTACTGATCCCTGTTCTCTATGGTGTTTCTCTATTTTTTGTGTTTTTTTTAGTATACTTTGCGAATAAATATCAAATTGAACTTCGTAGACATGAATTCGGATTATATCAAATGTTGGGGATGAAGAGAAGAAAGCTTTTCCTAATGTTAATGGGAGAAACATTTTGGAATGGGTTAATTGCTTTACTAATAGGTATCCCAATATCTTTATTTATAACAGAAATGATTAGTTTGGGTACCTCACGCGTTATTGGGATGGGCATTATAGGACATGAATTTCGTATTTCGTGGAAAGGGTTGTTTTTAACGATAATGGGTTTTATCTCTGTGCAGATGATGGCTGTGGCCATACATTGTATAAAGATAAGTAAAAAGGAACCTCTTGATCTATTAAGAATACAAAAAGAAGATAAACAAAAAATCCTATCTCCAGTAAAGAGCATGGTGAGTTTAGCTTCTGGTATTGCACTAACTTTTGGAGCAATATTCTTATGTATAGCCTATGGATTATCCATTTTATATCTTCGAGAGTTTGACTATAAAATATTTGCGTTGATACTTATTTTAGGAATAATTGGGACGTGTTCGTTGTTTAAAGGGTTGGGCAGCTTTATTGGTATGTGGATTAAAAGAAAGAGTAGTACTTCAAAGGGATTATTCGTATTTACAGGAAGACAACTCCAAGAAAATGTTGTTAGCCAGTGGACTTCTCTTTCGATTGCATCTTTATTGCTCTTAATGTCTATGGTTTGTCTTACATATGGATTAACCACCGTTTTTAGTTCTAATCATACATTGAATAGAACAGCGGATTTTACTTTTAGAGGCTCTGAGAATGTTATTGTAGATGCTTTAAATACGAAAGAAATTAATCCATATGTAGAACAATTTTACCCTATGCGAATCGCTAGCACATACTCGTCTGATAGTGAAAATCCTGATTCAACAGTTTCATGGTCGGGTTTGATGAATTCTATCAGAAAAGAAAGTGATTCTGATCAAAAAGATGTATTACTAAACAATTTTAATTTTCATGACACTCCATATATTATTTCTCTCTCCAGTTACAACGATTTATTACGTACCATTAAAATGCCAGAAATAAAATTAAAGGATAAGGAGATTGCCATGTATTCAGATGAAGATTGGTCTTATGCTCATCCTTTGTTGAGTAAAGTGCTAATGACTAATCCAACTATACATTTAAATGAGAACGAATACATTTTGCAATCCAAGCTATATACAAAAAACGTGGTTGCCGATAGAGCTATAACTTTATCATATGCATTAATAGTTCCGGATGAAGTTTTTGATTCTGTTGTAGATCATTCATATGAAACCACTCTATTCAATATGGTACTAACATCAAAGTTAGTGGATGAAAAAGGATTAATGCAATCAATGCATCAGGCAGAAAAGTTGTTGGATGCAACGAACCTCGAATACGATAGCTATTTGTCCAGCATGGGAAGAAATTTGTTCTATACCGTGGCTGGTAGTTATACAACCACTTATTTAGGTTTAATGTTTCTAATTATTGCAAACACCGTGTTAGGGATAGAATTTCTTATGCATCAAAAAAGTACCAATCACAGGTATTACACGCTAACTAAGTTAGGAGCAAGTGTTAAATCAATGTGTGTATCAGCTAGGATTCAAATTTGGTTATTCTTTGGATTAGTTATTATAGTTGCATTATGTAGCTCTATTTTTGGTGTCTGGTCTATGTTAGAGTCATTCCCCAAAAGGATAAATGTACAAAATGATACTAGCTTAATAATAGTTTTTATACTATTATTTTTAGCAATAGAAATAATGTATATTTGGATCATTCAACGCAAAAGCGATAAGGAAATCAAAAAGTTAATAGATATGAAATAG
- a CDS encoding ABC transporter ATP-binding protein yields MKNYEKLLEVIQVEKTYGTGQTETEALKGITFDVFSGEFLGIMGASGSGKSTLLHCIATMQKPTKGKILLQGVDISSFKSAQLSNYRGSKIGYLFQEFELIDNLTAKENILLPLAIHGEEIKSRDKKLEELADQLDILDVLQKFPSQLSGGQKQRVAAARALIANPSILLADEPTGALDTKNAKNLMEKLSTINSNDDTTVLMVTHDANAASFCSRILFIQDGVLFHEMRRRVPGESQSSFYERILSVLAQLGGGSSNVL; encoded by the coding sequence ATGAAAAATTATGAGAAATTATTAGAAGTCATACAAGTAGAAAAAACCTATGGTACAGGACAGACTGAGACCGAAGCATTAAAGGGAATAACGTTTGATGTATTTTCTGGAGAGTTTTTAGGGATTATGGGAGCAAGTGGATCAGGTAAGTCAACGTTACTTCATTGCATTGCTACGATGCAAAAGCCTACAAAAGGGAAGATATTACTTCAGGGGGTAGATATATCGTCATTCAAAAGTGCACAATTATCAAACTATAGAGGAAGTAAAATAGGGTATTTGTTTCAAGAGTTTGAATTAATAGATAACCTAACAGCAAAAGAAAACATTTTACTACCGTTAGCAATTCATGGAGAAGAAATAAAAAGCCGAGATAAAAAATTGGAAGAGTTAGCAGATCAGCTAGATATTTTAGATGTTTTACAAAAGTTTCCATCTCAACTGTCAGGAGGTCAAAAACAAAGGGTTGCAGCAGCCAGAGCGCTAATTGCTAATCCAAGTATTCTTTTAGCAGATGAACCAACAGGAGCACTTGATACTAAAAATGCCAAAAATCTTATGGAGAAATTATCTACAATTAATAGTAATGATGATACTACTGTTTTAATGGTAACACATGATGCTAATGCAGCAAGTTTTTGCTCTAGAATTTTATTTATTCAAGATGGTGTGTTGTTCCATGAAATGAGAAGAAGAGTACCAGGGGAGTCACAAAGTTCTTTTTATGAGCGTATTTTATCTGTTCTGGCACAGTTAGGTGGAGGTAGCAGCAATGTTCTTTAA